The Pyrus communis chromosome 12, drPyrComm1.1, whole genome shotgun sequence genomic sequence TACGGTTGGTTTGGATGTATTGAGTGTGCAGGGAGCAGGGAAGATGACGAAAGCAAGGGAATTAGGGGAGGGGGCCAAGAAAATTGAAGGGAGTGGTGTTGTACAAAATCAAACTGAAATTCATGGTTCTTCAAGCATGGTTTCAATGGTACGTCTAAattctcttcattctttattttttaagttaaacGTGCATTTGGAAGCCTAGTTTTGAACACTATACTGATGCCGGATTGTTCGTGAACAGGAAGAGTCTGAAACCGAATTTGAGCCACAACAAGTCTTCTCCTCGGAATTTGGCACAATCCACGAGAATATGCAGGGTAGCGGACCTGATACTTCTCCAAGGTTCTCCAATTGGTTCAGTAGTAGAgccaaaaaaagaggaaaaagtgGGAGCGAATATGGGCAGAAACATGTGGAAGGTGGTGAAAATCCGACGAGTTATTATTGCAAGTGCACATATTCGTTTTTTGATATCAATACTAGACGAGTTATATGTAGTATTGATTAAAGAACTACTGGCCTGCTTTGATTAAAAAACGAAGAAAGTATTAGGCTGCCATTTGTTTTCTTCTCTGTTATTctttaatcatatttttaagAGGAGAAAAATGATTAAAACAAATTAGTTTGTCTGTTTAATGCGGTAGACTGAACAACTAAGTTGATTTCGTAGTATTTTCAGATGCTTCGAGAGATAGGAGCGAGAGAAGATGCGGTTCTAGTCGAGGCATCTACTCCAATCCAAATAACTCAAGGCATGGGAGTGAGCCCGGGAGTATGAAGTTCACCATGGAAGAGATAAACAACGCCACAAAGAGCTTCTCTCCCTCTCGCAAGATTGGACAAGGTGGTTTCGGGACGGTTTATAAGGGGAGACTCGAAGACGGGACCTTTGTTGCAATCAAACGCGCTAAAAAGGTCCGGTACAAGTGTGTTATAGGTCTAAAACCTGGGTGCGATATAGTATTAACTGAGGACATGTATACTTTTGTTTGCAGAGTGTATATGACAAGCATTTGGGAGTGGAATTCCAAAGCGAGATTCAAATGCTGGTGCAGGTGGAGCATTTGAGTTTGGTCAAGTTCTACGGGTACTTGGAGCATGAAGATGAAAAGATTGTTGTTGTCGAGTATGTTCCTAATGGAAACCTCAGACAACATTTGGATTGTAAGTTCGATTTGTGttactctctcttcctcttcctttctGTGTACCGGGTGTGCCTGCATGTATCTGTGCACCTTGGCTCATCAATGCATCACCTTGAGTGCCTGAAATGTGATACAACGCGTAATGCAGGTTTGCATGGTGAGATTCTTGACCTTGCAGCACGGCTAGACATTGCAATTGATGTGGCTCATGCCGTCACCTATCTGCATATGTACAAGGGTAAATCTCCAGTTTTAGTTCTCTCAGAGTTGTAGAATTTTTGTGACGGAACTAACCAGACCATGCTTCGGCTTCCTTGGCAGATCATCCGATTATTCATAGAGACATAAAGTCGTCCAACATTCTCTTAACGGAAAACTTCAGGGCCAAGGTAGCTGATTTTGGTTTTGCTAGGCTTGCTGCTGATAGCGACTCAGGTGCCACCCATGTTTCTACTCAAGTTAGGGGAACCGCTGGCTACTTGGACCCCGAGTACCTGAGAACCTATCAACTCACGGAGAAGAGTGATGTCTACTCATTTGGTGTGCTACTGGTTGAGCTAGTTACAGGCAGGCGTCCGATTGAACCTAAACGGGAAATCAAGGAACGAATAACTGCAAAATGGGTATGAACTTCTCCTCTCTTGTGCTAGTTTACATGGGAATTTAGTGCATGACTCGGGTTGGTTTTGCAGGCTATGAAGAAGTTTACCGATGGAGATGCTCTTTCGATTTTGGACCCGAGGTTAGGACAGACAGCAGCAAGTGGTCTAGCCATCGAAAAGATTCTTGAACTAGCATTACAATGCTTGGCTCCACGCGGACAGAACCGGCCTAGCATGAGGAGGTGCGGTGAGATCCTCTGGAACATCCGTAAGGATTACAAAGAGGTATTATCTTCAGACTTCCGTTCATTTTCTAGCCGTTCACAAATAAGTAATTGAGCATGAGAAGAGTGGCAAAATAACGATCTTCGGGCTCCCATGGAATTTAAAGATAATATGGTTTTATCGGAGATAGAACACGAAGAGCGTTGCGTTTTGTAAAACAGAACTACACAGTAAATGTGCATGTACAATTTGAGTAGGAAAGCCAAGTAATTTCTTGAAGAATGGATCTGGAGGAGGGGAACAATATTGTATTTTGGTctgttgaaattttatttgtatgttCATTGTTCTTGGAGTTACTGCATTCGACATGAGTGTATTCCTTTATTAAATATACGAGCGTATTATGATTACAATTACAAGGGGTACATGACCAGTTGATTTAGCGTCACTCAGTCTGTAATTGGTTAGAAATTACTCAGTCGCTACTTTAGTTTCCACCGAGGCCCTTCAATAACTTTCTCATCTTTCTTCAACTCATAATACTTCCAATCTATCCAGTAAGATATTCACAAACCTCCTATCTCCCAAAACATTCTCT encodes the following:
- the LOC137710380 gene encoding uncharacterized protein, with protein sequence MEKGVELVHKCSNVSLWASNKKYEYTNKLLGLDESLQRLINILRVQLARDAKESLDSVTNIATVTKQIEESGMLQHDQTEGQRPVVELPSATVGLDVLSVQGAGKMTKARELGEGAKKIEGSGVVQNQTEIHGSSSMVSMEESETEFEPQQVFSSEFGTIHENMQGSGPDTSPRFSNWFSSRAKKRGKSGSEYGQKHVEGGENPTSYYCKCTYSFFDINTRRVICSID
- the LOC137711736 gene encoding calmodulin-binding receptor-like cytoplasmic kinase 2, giving the protein MKFTMEEINNATKSFSPSRKIGQGGFGTVYKGRLEDGTFVAIKRAKKSVYDKHLGVEFQSEIQMLVQVEHLSLVKFYGYLEHEDEKIVVVEYVPNGNLRQHLDCLHGEILDLAARLDIAIDVAHAVTYLHMYKDHPIIHRDIKSSNILLTENFRAKVADFGFARLAADSDSGATHVSTQVRGTAGYLDPEYLRTYQLTEKSDVYSFGVLLVELVTGRRPIEPKREIKERITAKWAMKKFTDGDALSILDPRLGQTAASGLAIEKILELALQCLAPRGQNRPSMRRCGEILWNIRKDYKEVLSSDFRSFSSRSQISN